Proteins encoded in a region of the Bactrocera tryoni isolate S06 chromosome 4, CSIRO_BtryS06_freeze2, whole genome shotgun sequence genome:
- the LOC120774468 gene encoding barH-like 2 homeobox protein translates to MHHPSSKSFLIRDLLGDLINRPPPDSDSDLSDENSEIDIEDRSSPDSDMLHSHHYGTAANSSAQLHFMVNESSVESNQHSPNADERGANRNPNSNTNSNATSNTNNQLEIQTAHMQTHGYGGSGIGGGDHMHHSKLGLNLNKGGRKPRRRRTAFTHAQLAYLERKFRCQKYLSVADRSDVAETLNLSETQVKTWYQNRRTKWKRQNQLRLEQLRHQATLEKEFVSDGTSGATLGCCPTGLSTFSSTNPCNFLTSAAAAAIFRNVGYVHGCPL, encoded by the exons ATTCCGATTTGTCCGATGAGAACTCAGAAATCGACATCGAGGATCGTTCCTCGCCCGATTCGGATATGCTACACAGTCATCACTATGGAACGGCGGCCAATAGCAGTGCGCAATTACACTTTATGGTCAACGAGTCCAGCGTGGAGTCAAATCAGCATTCACCAAATGCCGATGAGCGCGGCGCTAATCGCAACCCGAACAGTAACACCAACAGCAATGCGACATCAAACACCAATAATCAATTGGAAATACAAACtgcacacatgcaaacacacgGCTATGGTGGAAGTGGTATTGGCGGCGGTGATCATATGCATCACAGCAAGCTGGGCTTAAATTTGAACAAGGGTGGACGCAAGCCACGCCGAAGACGCACTGCCTTCACACACGCGCAACTCGCCTATCTCGAACGCAAATTCCGTTGTCAGAAATATTTATCGGTGGCCGATCGCAGCGATGTGGCAGAGACGCTCAACTTGTCGGAAACGCAAGTGAAAACTTGGTATCAGAATAGACG CACGAAGTGGAAGCGTCAAAATCAGTTGCGTCTCGAACAGCTGCGCCATCAGGCGACGTTGGAAAAAGAGTTTGTTAGCGATGGCACGTCTGGCGCAACGCTGGGCTGCTGCCCGACGGGCTTATCGACCTTTAGCTCAACGAATCCGTGCAATTTTCTTACTTCTGCAGCGGCCGCGGCGATCTTTCGTAATGTTGGCTACGTGCACGGCTGCCCGCTGTAA